A stretch of the Pedobacter sp. MC2016-14 genome encodes the following:
- a CDS encoding 3-deoxy-D-manno-octulosonic acid transferase: MLWLYNFGIFFYGLLINAFAQFNPKAKLFVEGRKNLFPQISKKIISGDRTIWFHFASLGEFEQGRPVLERIKKQYYNKKIVITFFSPSGYEIRKNTPLADAVFYLPMDTPSNAKKFIDLVNPELVIFTKYEYWHNYFRILHERSVPLFMISAIFRPSQVFFKWYGRFNRKTLSYVTHFFVQNQESKLLLENIGIKNISLSGDTRFDTVTLNTEKSAPNNSIEAFIAAAPTLIAGSTWPADETLLSQLIKKQPDWKLIIAPHEIDPGHIDQIQMLFPQAVKYSALPKHQTHSAQVLIIDNIGLLSSLYQYGLVSYIGGGFGAGIHNTLEAAAFALPVIFGPNYQKFQEAKDLIALKAANSVQNIEELAQAFEIYANDTKYGVIAKSYVSKKTGATNGILQAVEKFLG, encoded by the coding sequence ATGCTTTGGCTTTACAATTTTGGTATTTTCTTTTACGGACTATTAATCAATGCTTTTGCTCAATTTAATCCGAAAGCTAAGTTATTTGTAGAAGGCAGAAAAAACCTATTCCCCCAGATCAGTAAAAAGATAATTTCCGGAGATCGTACAATATGGTTTCATTTTGCTTCATTAGGAGAATTTGAGCAAGGCAGACCAGTGTTGGAACGCATAAAAAAACAATACTACAATAAGAAAATAGTTATCACTTTTTTTTCCCCTTCAGGATATGAAATCCGAAAAAACACTCCATTGGCAGATGCGGTATTCTACCTGCCAATGGACACCCCCTCTAACGCCAAAAAGTTTATAGACCTCGTAAATCCTGAACTTGTCATTTTCACCAAGTATGAATACTGGCACAACTATTTCAGGATTCTTCATGAAAGGTCTGTGCCCTTATTTATGATTTCAGCGATATTCAGACCAAGTCAGGTTTTCTTTAAATGGTATGGCCGTTTTAACCGTAAAACATTAAGTTATGTTACACATTTTTTTGTTCAAAACCAGGAAAGTAAGCTACTTTTAGAAAACATAGGTATTAAAAATATTAGTCTAAGTGGAGACACCAGATTTGATACCGTTACTTTAAATACCGAAAAATCTGCACCAAACAATTCAATAGAAGCCTTTATAGCTGCTGCGCCAACATTAATTGCAGGTAGTACCTGGCCCGCTGATGAAACTTTATTAAGCCAACTCATAAAAAAACAGCCCGACTGGAAACTAATCATCGCTCCACATGAAATTGATCCAGGGCATATCGATCAAATTCAAATGCTTTTTCCTCAAGCCGTCAAATATTCGGCACTGCCTAAGCATCAAACACACTCTGCACAGGTTTTAATTATTGATAATATTGGACTGTTGTCTTCATTATATCAATATGGGTTAGTTTCATACATCGGCGGGGGCTTTGGTGCAGGTATCCACAATACACTGGAAGCTGCAGCTTTTGCCTTGCCAGTAATTTTTGGACCTAACTATCAAAAGTTCCAGGAAGCAAAAGATCTGATTGCATTGAAAGCCGCAAATAGCGTCCAGAACATTGAAGAACTGGCGCAAGCATTCGAAATCTATGCGAATGATACAAAATACGGCGTAATCGCAAAATCTTATGTAAGCAAAAAAACAGGGGCTACAAACGGCATTTTACAAGCGGTAGAGAAATTTCTAGGTTAA
- the hemH gene encoding ferrochelatase: MGKKGVLLVNLGTPDSPEVSDVRKYLDEFLMDERVIDINAFSRTLLVKGVIVPFRSPKTSKLYKEIWDENGSPLLYYSKIQAAMLAEKLGDGYHVELAMRYQSPSISSALERMKAGLVESIQVIPLFPQYASASTGSVMQLVMELLSSWPTIPPVSFINSFHDNKLMIETFADNAKKYQPETYDQILFSFHGLPERQLKKCDHSGGHCLQSSDCCQQLTDVNKFCYSAQCHDTAKLIAAELAIPVEKYSVCFQSRLGKEPWVQPYTSDVLKELAVQGKKRLLVFCPAFVADCLETVYEVSVEYGEEFKKLGGEEVQLVASLNDHPKWIEALSEMVKAS, translated from the coding sequence ATGGGAAAAAAAGGCGTTTTGCTGGTTAATTTAGGTACTCCTGATAGTCCGGAGGTAAGTGATGTGCGTAAATATCTTGATGAGTTCCTGATGGATGAACGCGTAATCGATATTAATGCTTTTAGCCGGACATTATTGGTTAAAGGGGTAATTGTCCCTTTTCGCAGCCCAAAAACGTCTAAACTATATAAGGAAATTTGGGATGAGAATGGCTCTCCTCTGTTGTATTACAGTAAAATACAAGCTGCTATGCTGGCAGAAAAATTAGGGGATGGTTATCATGTGGAACTTGCTATGCGCTACCAATCGCCATCTATTTCTTCTGCTTTGGAAAGAATGAAAGCTGGTTTGGTAGAAAGTATTCAGGTGATTCCATTATTTCCACAATATGCTTCAGCCAGTACGGGTTCGGTAATGCAATTGGTTATGGAACTTTTAAGCAGTTGGCCTACTATACCTCCGGTAAGCTTTATCAACTCTTTTCATGATAATAAACTGATGATAGAGACCTTTGCAGACAATGCAAAGAAATACCAGCCTGAAACTTACGATCAAATATTATTCAGTTTTCATGGATTACCAGAGCGGCAACTTAAGAAATGTGATCATTCTGGAGGCCATTGTCTTCAATCTTCTGATTGCTGCCAGCAGTTAACTGATGTAAATAAGTTTTGCTACTCTGCTCAATGCCACGACACAGCAAAATTAATAGCGGCAGAACTGGCTATTCCTGTAGAAAAGTATAGTGTTTGTTTTCAATCCAGATTGGGTAAAGAGCCTTGGGTACAGCCTTACACCAGTGATGTGCTTAAAGAGCTTGCCGTGCAAGGTAAAAAAAGACTTTTAGTTTTTTGTCCTGCTTTTGTGGCAGATTGTTTAGAAACTGTTTATGAAGTATCTGTGGAATACGGAGAAGAGTTTAAAAAACTTGGCGGGGAGGAAGTTCAACTGGTAGCTAGTTTAAATGATCATCCTAAGTGGATAGAAGCGCTTAGCGAGATGGTAAAAGCTTCTTAA
- a CDS encoding 4-hydroxy-3-methylbut-2-enyl diphosphate reductase: MDKKLDLAVTIDKSSGFCFGVVYAIDMAEDILDREEYLYCLGDIVHNDEEVKRLASKGLRIINHDELKDLRKEKVLIRAHGEAPGTYQLAMENELTLIDASCPVVLKLQNRIKNSYDEKELILIFGKHGHAEVIGLQGQTNGDAIVFQDLAELDNVVLPPKFTLYSQTTKSMEKFYHIKSELIGRGYEVKANDTICRQVSNRYDELERFVINYDVIIFVSGKKSSNGKVLYEVCKKHNPSSYFISDAEELERSWFNEGNRIGICGATSTPMWLMENVKTVLESY; this comes from the coding sequence ATGGACAAAAAACTTGATTTAGCAGTAACTATTGATAAATCTTCAGGCTTTTGCTTTGGAGTTGTTTATGCTATAGACATGGCTGAAGACATTCTGGATAGAGAAGAATATTTGTACTGTTTGGGAGATATTGTTCATAATGATGAGGAAGTAAAACGGCTGGCATCTAAAGGCTTAAGGATTATCAATCATGATGAGCTGAAAGATCTGAGAAAGGAAAAAGTACTGATCCGTGCGCATGGAGAGGCTCCTGGTACTTATCAGTTGGCGATGGAAAATGAACTTACGCTAATTGATGCTTCTTGCCCGGTAGTACTGAAACTGCAAAACAGGATTAAGAACTCTTACGATGAAAAGGAACTCATTCTAATATTTGGTAAACATGGGCATGCTGAAGTGATTGGCTTACAGGGGCAAACTAATGGAGATGCTATTGTATTCCAGGATTTAGCGGAACTAGACAATGTAGTGCTGCCTCCTAAATTTACGCTTTACAGTCAAACTACCAAAAGCATGGAAAAGTTCTACCACATCAAAAGTGAATTGATTGGCAGGGGATATGAGGTTAAAGCCAATGATACGATATGTAGGCAGGTTTCTAACCGTTATGATGAACTTGAGCGATTTGTAATCAACTATGATGTTATCATTTTTGTTTCTGGTAAAAAATCATCTAATGGAAAGGTGCTGTACGAGGTTTGTAAAAAGCACAATCCATCATCTTATTTCATCTCTGATGCAGAAGAATTGGAGAGGTCTTGGTTTAATGAGGGAAACAGGATTGGGATATGTGGTGCTACATCAACACCAATGTGGCTGATGGAGAATGTAAAGACTGTTTTGGAGTCTTATTGA
- a CDS encoding phosphoribosyltransferase family protein → MTDSQLLILDKKQIQQKINRIAYQILEDNLTEKEIVIAGVWDRGYKLALRLKDILLEISTLKVTLLRIDLEKDSTKLVAKTDLDESKWRNKVIIIVDDVLNSGKTLAYGLGVFLNTPHKKIRTVVLVDRSHKIFPIATDFVGVKLATVLKEHVDVIMDVEGEEDRVYLS, encoded by the coding sequence ATGACAGATTCGCAATTACTCATTCTTGATAAAAAACAGATCCAGCAAAAGATCAACCGTATCGCGTATCAGATTCTGGAAGATAACCTGACAGAGAAAGAAATCGTTATAGCTGGGGTTTGGGACAGAGGTTATAAACTGGCCCTTAGGTTAAAAGACATTTTACTGGAAATATCTACGTTAAAAGTTACTTTGCTTAGGATTGATCTTGAAAAGGATAGCACTAAGCTGGTTGCCAAAACCGATCTTGATGAAAGTAAATGGCGTAACAAGGTGATTATCATTGTAGACGATGTGCTCAATAGTGGTAAGACGCTGGCTTATGGTTTGGGCGTATTTTTAAACACACCTCATAAAAAAATACGTACGGTAGTACTGGTAGACAGAAGCCATAAAATATTTCCGATAGCTACCGACTTTGTTGGCGTTAAACTTGCAACGGTTTTAAAGGAGCATGTAGATGTGATTATGGATGTAGAGGGGGAAGAAGACCGCGTGTATTTAAGCTAG
- the rlmD gene encoding 23S rRNA (uracil(1939)-C(5))-methyltransferase RlmD: MSRNRKAGTVTILPNIHIIDIAEEGKGVGKAEELVVFVDKAVPGDVADVRIVKKKKNLAEAVIETLHTSSELRTDPFCQHFGTCGGCKWQHMQYDAQLKFKYKNVEAALQRLGKIDTTGMEPILGSAANKYYRNKLEYTFSNKRWLNKQDMESVKDAEDIDRQPGEVNEALEMNALGFHVPLRFDKILDIQHCYLQAEPSNTLRNQVRNYALRMGLTFYDLRNHEGNLRNLIIRTSSTGEVMVVVVFAYAEQEQVDGLMEYLRQNFPEITSLLYIMNQKKNDTIFDQEVITYAGRDHIFEEMDGLKFKIGAKSFYQTNSEQAHELYKITREFAGFRGDELVYDLYTGAGTIANFVARQVKQVVGVEYVPTAIEDAKFNSNLNGIDNTIFYAGDMKDILTTDFINAHGKPDVVITDPPRAGMHADVVQRLLEMEAEKIVYVSCNAATQARDLALMKAKYNVVRIKPVDMFPHTQHVENVVLLQLKTEEERNRIIEEIEVITTL, from the coding sequence ATGAGCAGAAATAGAAAAGCCGGAACGGTGACCATTCTCCCCAACATACATATTATTGATATTGCCGAGGAAGGTAAAGGTGTGGGTAAAGCGGAAGAGCTTGTGGTATTTGTAGATAAAGCAGTGCCTGGCGACGTAGCTGATGTGCGGATTGTAAAGAAAAAGAAGAACCTTGCTGAGGCGGTTATAGAAACGCTACATACGAGTTCTGAGTTAAGAACAGATCCTTTTTGTCAGCATTTTGGCACATGTGGTGGCTGTAAATGGCAGCATATGCAGTACGACGCTCAGCTGAAATTTAAATATAAAAATGTGGAGGCTGCCTTGCAGCGGCTTGGCAAAATAGATACGACAGGGATGGAGCCTATTTTAGGTTCTGCTGCGAATAAATACTACCGTAATAAGTTAGAATATACATTCTCTAATAAACGCTGGTTAAATAAACAGGATATGGAAAGTGTAAAGGATGCAGAAGATATTGACCGGCAGCCTGGAGAAGTAAATGAAGCACTTGAGATGAATGCGCTTGGCTTTCATGTTCCGCTTCGTTTTGATAAAATACTTGATATCCAGCACTGCTATTTACAGGCAGAACCTTCAAATACATTAAGAAATCAGGTTAGGAACTATGCCCTGCGCATGGGCTTAACTTTTTATGACTTGCGTAACCATGAGGGCAACCTGCGAAACCTGATTATAAGAACTTCCAGTACTGGTGAAGTAATGGTAGTGGTGGTATTTGCATATGCTGAACAAGAACAAGTAGATGGGCTGATGGAATACCTGAGACAGAATTTTCCAGAAATTACATCTCTGTTATACATCATGAACCAGAAAAAAAATGATACCATTTTTGATCAGGAGGTGATTACTTATGCAGGTAGAGACCATATTTTTGAAGAAATGGATGGTCTTAAATTTAAAATTGGCGCCAAATCTTTCTATCAGACTAATTCTGAGCAGGCGCATGAGCTTTATAAAATAACCCGTGAGTTTGCTGGTTTTAGGGGTGATGAATTGGTTTATGATTTGTATACAGGAGCAGGCACTATTGCAAACTTTGTAGCCAGACAAGTAAAACAAGTGGTAGGGGTAGAATATGTGCCAACTGCAATCGAGGATGCGAAATTCAATTCAAACTTGAATGGAATTGACAACACCATCTTTTATGCCGGAGATATGAAAGACATTCTGACCACTGACTTCATTAATGCACATGGAAAGCCTGATGTGGTTATTACGGATCCGCCACGTGCAGGAATGCATGCGGATGTTGTACAGCGTTTGCTGGAAATGGAAGCTGAAAAGATTGTATATGTAAGTTGTAATGCGGCCACACAGGCCCGTGACCTTGCTTTGATGAAAGCTAAGTACAATGTTGTCCGTATCAAACCTGTAGATATGTTTCCGCATACCCAACACGTAGAAAACGTTGTGTTGCTGCAATTGAAAACTGAAGAAGAGCGTAATCGTATTATTGAGGAAATTGAAGTCATAACCACTTTATAA
- a CDS encoding phenylalanyl-tRNA synthetase subunit alpha, producing MSKEVLEISILVDEKFDVSFNLVNGIFGFILKVFGK from the coding sequence ATGAGCAAAGAGGTTTTGGAAATTTCGATATTGGTAGATGAGAAGTTTGATGTGAGTTTTAATCTTGTGAATGGCATTTTTGGTTTTATCCTTAAAGTTTTTGGCAAGTAA
- a CDS encoding TetR/AcrR family transcriptional regulator has translation MEPEKIKDSIIRAAKELFRKYGYHKTSVNEIAKKARIAKATIYKYFESKEQVLDAILMDYLDLNLKEILKNKAQFVSEQEHLTALVMKTCRLTYTVCNEFIGWDFVRENANSQEFLKHLSDQLESLLLAAYLELDHFKNNPSRREGLAFLLKASKSIVFSFAFTSVSDADVRKNFVSFQKELLPFLVKAAL, from the coding sequence ATGGAACCGGAAAAAATTAAAGACAGCATTATTAGAGCTGCTAAAGAATTATTTAGGAAATACGGCTATCATAAAACGAGTGTAAATGAAATTGCTAAAAAAGCCAGGATAGCTAAGGCAACCATTTACAAATATTTTGAAAGCAAGGAGCAGGTGCTTGATGCGATATTGATGGATTACCTGGATTTAAACCTTAAGGAAATTTTAAAAAACAAGGCGCAATTTGTAAGTGAACAGGAACATCTAACTGCCTTGGTGATGAAGACATGCAGGCTTACGTATACGGTTTGTAATGAATTTATAGGATGGGATTTTGTTCGTGAGAATGCGAACTCCCAGGAATTTTTAAAGCATTTATCTGACCAGTTAGAATCACTTTTACTTGCTGCGTATCTTGAGTTGGATCATTTTAAAAATAATCCTTCAAGACGGGAAGGGCTTGCATTTTTGCTCAAAGCAAGTAAGAGCATTGTGTTCTCTTTTGCCTTCACCTCAGTTAGTGATGCTGATGTGCGCAAAAACTTTGTTAGTTTTCAAAAAGAGCTATTGCCTTTTTTAGTAAAAGCTGCGCTGTAA